The DNA sequence ACTGACCTTATCAATAAAACTGCAGCGATCCCTGGAAACGGCCCTCATTTTCCAGTATAATGGAATCTTTGGCACCACTAATTAAGTCTCCCTCAAGAATCAAACTAGTTGGCCGTGCTGAACTACAACTACTTTGATGATTTTGGACATCAGTAAAAGCTCACAAATTTTCTGCATGGATTCTTCTGATTAGTTTCTAGCTTGAAGGCTGCTGCTTGGATCGCAAGGTTGTTTATCTTGAAAACTATCAACTTATTGAAATCTTTTCTCTGCACTAGTAGTCTAGTGTAACTTACTGCTGGTTGATTTTGAAGCTGCGGAAAATTTTCTGATCGAACTTCGTGTCTCTTTATTCTTGTTTCAGGTATTCTTGTGTACATAAAAGCtagtagttgaaattattGATGAATTGGCATTTTTATTGCAAAAGTTGAAGGAGGTGTGATCATTCTTAAGGTATTCTGAGAATTTGCAATTCCTTTTACTAGGCAATTAAAAGAGACTGTTTAGCTCTATGCACTATCAATTAAAGCCGGAAACAGAACGtttttatggagtaattatttaGCAATATTGTCTTATAGAggcatgttttaaaaaaaaaactgctCTATAGAAAAACCCCTATTCACATACAATTCTCGATTTTGTGTGCAGCATTCGATATAGTATACTGTGTCAAATTAGGGTATCACCTGAAAATTACAACGTGgatatatttgtaatttttttactaatatatatatatatatataatatatatatatataggggtgcactagggtgccaccatagttaggataacaccataccaccaatatagtccgttagatctcatctaTGGACGCCCGGGATTAaatttcgtgaaaaaacacggatttgcagtctactgtattagatattgcagtctatcagtattagatattgcagtcgtggtaaactgcaatattgttgtggtaagatTGCAATGTTCAATGAacaacactgcaatctggtaacgtaaaattagaaatttcttattttacccctccgtgtttttacacgtggtccatacgtagggcatttttaagtcatagttagtttatttttaggtcatgctaacaaagcatgacccaaaatgatcttaacatgacataaacccaaatcttataatatgacctaaaactacttaattatgaccttccgtatttttggttaattattgaccattagatcatctaatcctagggcaaggatttgggctgcatttctggatttaaatgcatttctattaaccacaaatacacccttaaagaccgaactagagaccaaattagggccactcatttttcttaatcttatggttatgattaatttacaattaatttaatattttattaaataaaaatattttttttaaaattttttttttaaaatgtttaaatttcaaaattttttaaattttttttttaaatttttttaaaaaaaaaaaaaaaaaaaatttaattttttttattcgataaaaacttgctggagtaaataatgaactatattcactacataatgaactaaatgaatgtatgttatgaacttattacttcattcagtcgtgttattacttcattccgttagtttattacttcatttattcatactattacttcattttattagtttattacttcattcggtcatgctattacttcattccattagtttattacttcattccgttagtttattacttcattcagtcatgttattgttatgagcttattacttcattcagtcgtgctattatttcattccgttagtttattacttcatttattcatgctattacttcattctgtaagtttattacttcattcagtcatgttattacttcattctattagtttattacttcataatgtgttatgacataattatctttcagttgagtttagggttattacttcattccgttagtttatcacttcattcagtcatgttattacttcattctattagtttagtacttcattccgttaatttattacttcattccgttagtttattacttcattcagttatgttattacttcatttcattagtttactacttcatttcattagtttattacttcattttattagtttattacttcataatgtgttatgacataattatctttcaattgaagtaaattcagtatataatgaatgcgaaaaattacttcataacatacattcatttagttcattatgtagtgaatatagttcattatttactccagcaagtttttatcgaataaaaaaatttctaaaaaaaattttaaaaaaaatttaaaaaaaattcaaaaaaaaaattcaaaaaaaaatttaattaaaaacatttttatttaataaaatattaaattaattctaaattaatcataaccataagataaagaaaaatgagtggcccaaatttggtctctagttcggtctttaagaagggttcgacattgatcacaactctcttattaaccacaaatccactcttaaagaccgaactagagaccgaATCTTGACCACATGATCTTGAATTTGATGGATTAGATTAGATAATCAAAGGTTAATTTTcgcataatttatatatataggaaaacagatcatttatattactttattatcataatttattacttcatcttatcaatttactattttatcaaaaagaatatttagttcattttaatgtgttataacaacaatttagttcAATAAGAGTCGAATTGATGGCATActttaatgtgcaaacaacacatcagttaaagatgttacttcattataatattttattacttcatttttactgtgatttacttcattattatgtaTTATTACTTTAAAGCGAATTGACTGTATGGAGTGTTTTAAAAAcgaagtatttttttctttattatgatttattcaTATGTCAATGTTGATAAAGTTATAACCCCACTGATAAAGTTATAACCTCACATAATAAGAGAGtgaactaaagtactaacgcACTTGAAGttcaatgaaataaaaatcttttGATGAAGTGATATACTTGTTGAATGATGCAAATGCACGTATGAATGAAGTAGTGATCACTCTTCCTCGTCTGCTCCAGAATCATTTTAGACTAATAACCTAATTGAATGAAGTGATGAAACTATTTGAATGAAGTGATGACCTAGtcaaatgaagtaatatagaaaattaaatcatgaagtaATAACCTAGTTGAATGAACTAATAATCTAACTGAATGAAGTTATAGCCTAgctgaatgaagtaaaatcgAAATCGAAATAATGACGATTTCCACACCGCTCAGCagtttcttcatcttctctaCCACAGACAACAACTACACCATCTGTTGTAGACTTAATTTCGCCGATCGCGTACAAGCAAAAACGATTTGGTTGCCGATTTGTGGCTACAGATGAAGGAGGAGGCCAGATTAGATATTGAGCAGGAACCGATTTTATCTGGCTACTATTATACTTCGATTTTGTGCCTTGATTCGATAGAATCAGCTCTCGCGAATCACGTCTCAATCAATTTGAGCAACCACAGCCTCCCCAGCGACATCCTTTACGATTTAATTTTAGGGATTTTAGTTGATGATTTGAGGGCGGTGAAGGAGAGGGACCCTGCCTGCATCAGTTTCGCACACTGTTTCCTAAACTTCAAAGGCTTCTCCGCAATTCAATCTCATAGAATAGCGTACAATCTATGGTGCAAAGGCAGGAAAGTGCCGGCTCCGCTGATACAGAACAGGGTTTTGGAGGCCTTCGCGGTGGATATCCATCCTGGGGCGAGGATCGGGAGCGGTATCCTTCTCCGAGACAGTAGTGGCGTAGCAAAGGGAAGGCAGCAGTGAGATGAAGGAAGGatggagaaagagagatttgATCTTCCAAAATTACccttttatcaataaaaaaataagataatatgtaattattaataaCCATTAGATGTGATTAATGGATGGatcacagtgtcattttaagagtgttgtcattttaacgcacccctatatatatatatatatatatatatatagggtgcactatggtgccaccatagataggataacaccataccaccaatatagtccgttagatctcatctatggacgcctaggattaagtttcgtgaaaaaacacgggcTTGCAGCCATCTAccgtattagatattgcaagTCTcactgtattagatattgcagtcgtggtaaactgcaatattgttgtggtaagactgcaatattcaattaatagcACTACAATCTgataacgtaaaattagaaattgcctattttacccctctgtgtttttacacgtggcagcatgacaagcacacgattttcagatccaatgccctaaaatggtggtatggtgttacaataaagagggttgtcatcttagtacatccctatatatatatatagagagttgtgatcaatgtcgaactaTTCTTAaggaccgaactagagaccaaattagggcccTCCATCTTCTAAATCTTGTGGTTAGGATTAATTTAcctttatttcattattttaccCAACAAAGCTTGCTGAAGGGTATTTTGGGGAATCAATATATTATGAttacttcctcttcttcctcctcaaTTCTTCCCATCACTCTCTGACCTCTCATCACTCTCTGACCTCTCATCATCTCATCGATCTCAACGCCGCTGTTGAATCCGACGATCAGGATTTCACCGACATGCATTCCCACGGCAGCGGCAAGGCCAAGCTCTGCGCCAGAGGCCATTGGCGCCCCGCCGAGGACACCAAACTCAAGGAGCTCGTTACCCTCTACGGCCACCAAAATAGGAATCTCAATAATTGGACGGAAGATCtggtaattaaattaatcagtTCTTTCTCAATAATCTcaacattaaaaattgaaattcaatattttttttttgatttggaAGGGAAAAGCTGCAGGCTGCGGTGGTTCAACCAGTTGAACCCGAGGATAAACCGGCAGGCGTTCACGGAGGAGGAAGAGAGGCTGATGGCGGCGCACCGGTTGTATGTATTTTGAAGGATTTTTGTTGGAAATTATAGCGGTAGATTGAAGGAATTTTTCGGAGTGGAGAAGAATGGATGGAGAACTGTGTTGTATGTATAGTTTACGAAGAATTAGTAttgtaatgaactaaataacaCAAGTGATGAAGTTATAAGCtcaaataatgaagtaatatgaaCTGAACTGTTTTGTATGCATAGTTTGcgaaaaattaatcaatatgaTGTAATTTATTTCCAGTAggtattactttatttttgtagttttttatttcattacagtaagtttattacttcagtTCATTAtctaatatatttaaagtgaaaatgtttttacttcattacagttggtttttacttcattcaagtAAGttcattacttcatttcagtacgtaatatattgaaaatgaacagatttttacttcatttaaaTGAGTCGTTACTTCATTCAAACAGTTTTTTAGTTCATTGCATGCAATAGGTTTTCAAATGATTTAACACATGTTCCATTCGAATTCATTGAactaggtttttacttcattccagttggtttttacttcatttcggTTGATTTTTACTACATTCAAGTAAGTTTATtgcttcattccagtaggtaata is a window from the Salvia hispanica cultivar TCC Black 2014 chromosome 1, UniMelb_Shisp_WGS_1.0, whole genome shotgun sequence genome containing:
- the LOC125194277 gene encoding serine acetyltransferase 1, chloroplastic-like, producing the protein MKEEARLDIEQEPILSGYYYTSILCLDSIESALANHVSINLSNHSLPSDILYDLILGILVDDLRAVKERDPACISFAHCFLNFKGFSAIQSHRIAYNLWCKGRKVPAPLIQNRVLEAFAVDIHPGARIGSGILLRDSSGVAKGRQQ